In a single window of the Limnochorda sp. L945t genome:
- a CDS encoding copper ion binding protein, which produces MQTQVLRVPGVSCEHCRRAISESVGKLGGIRSVEVDLAAKRVTVAFDPGRTTLKAIREAIEEAGYDVEE; this is translated from the coding sequence ATGCAGACGCAGGTGTTGCGGGTACCGGGGGTATCGTGCGAGCACTGCCGCCGGGCCATCAGCGAGTCGGTCGGCAAGCTCGGCGGCATCCGGTCGGTCGAGGTGGACCTGGCCGCCAAGCGGGTGACCGTGGCGTTCGACCCGGGCAGGACCACGCTGAAGGCCATCCGGGAAGCCATCGAGGAGGCAGGCTATGACGTCGAGGAGTGA
- a CDS encoding tagatose 1,6-diphosphate aldolase, with product MMSLSVGKLRGLQQISTPDGFILLAAMDHRGGLRKLLRPDHPEAVDDQQLVDFKMDLCRALAPHASGVLLDPEFGAAQAIVTGSLPGHVGFLVALEKTGYSGGEQERRAEILPGWSVEKVKRMGASGLKLLVYYHPDAPSAAAQRELVEQVAEQCRRIDLLCVVEAISFPVDPGVSKSSPEFARTKADVVVRTAEDLTPLGMDVFKAEFPGDLRYEKDPERLLEACRRLDRASQVPWVILSEGVDYEDFAIEVEIAARAGASGYMAGRAVWKVALAEKDRARRRDILESVAAGNLAKLALVARRFGRPWHEKARPALDALARQITPTWYASYATDTSMK from the coding sequence ATGATGAGCTTATCCGTCGGCAAGCTCCGGGGTTTGCAGCAGATCAGCACGCCCGATGGGTTCATCCTCCTGGCGGCGATGGACCACCGGGGAGGCTTGCGCAAGCTCCTTCGTCCGGACCATCCGGAGGCGGTGGACGACCAGCAACTCGTCGACTTCAAGATGGATCTGTGCCGGGCCCTGGCGCCCCACGCCAGCGGGGTGCTGCTCGACCCGGAGTTCGGCGCGGCCCAGGCGATCGTCACGGGGAGCCTTCCGGGCCACGTCGGGTTCCTGGTGGCGCTGGAGAAGACCGGCTACTCCGGCGGCGAGCAGGAGCGCCGGGCCGAGATCCTGCCGGGATGGAGCGTGGAGAAGGTCAAGCGGATGGGCGCCTCCGGGTTGAAGCTCCTGGTCTACTACCACCCCGACGCCCCCTCGGCGGCGGCGCAGCGAGAGCTGGTGGAGCAGGTCGCCGAGCAGTGCCGGCGGATCGACCTGTTGTGCGTGGTGGAGGCCATTTCGTTCCCCGTGGACCCTGGGGTGAGCAAGTCGAGCCCCGAGTTCGCCCGCACCAAGGCGGACGTGGTGGTGCGCACGGCGGAGGATCTGACCCCGCTCGGCATGGACGTATTCAAGGCGGAGTTTCCCGGGGATCTCCGCTACGAAAAAGACCCCGAGCGACTGCTCGAGGCGTGCCGCAGGCTTGACAGGGCTTCGCAGGTGCCGTGGGTCATCCTTTCCGAAGGGGTCGACTACGAGGACTTCGCGATCGAGGTCGAGATCGCCGCCCGGGCCGGAGCAAGCGGCTACATGGCCGGGAGGGCCGTTTGGAAGGTGGCGCTGGCCGAGAAGGATCGGGCGCGCCGGCGGGATATCCTCGAGAGCGTCGCCGCAGGTAACCTGGCCAAGCTCGCGCTGGTCGCCCGGCGCTTCGGCAGGCCGTGGCACGAAAAGGCCCGGCCGGCTCTGGATGCGTTGGCCCGGCAAATTACCCCCACATGGTATGCTTCGTACGCAACGGACACGTCGATGAAGTAA
- the galU gene encoding UTP--glucose-1-phosphate uridylyltransferase GalU — translation MRVKKAVIPAAGLGTRFLPATKAQPKEMLPLVDKPTIQYIVEEAVASGIEDILIITGRNKRAIEDHFDRSVELEVALNGTHREDLLKLVQDVSDMVDIHYVRQKEPRGLGHAVWCARKFIGSEPFAVLLGDDVVRSEVPALRQLMEVYERLDGSVLGVQEVPAPDVSRYGIIAPEPIEPRLFAVRDFIEKPAPARAPSRLAVLGRYILEPEIFPILEQTPPGAGGEIQLTDAIRQLGQVRPVYAYWFEGRRYDVGDKLGFLEATVELALERPDLGPAFRSYLEQLIHRPGGPAVASGVSEGKA, via the coding sequence GTGCGGGTCAAGAAGGCGGTCATTCCGGCGGCGGGCCTCGGGACGCGCTTTTTGCCGGCCACCAAGGCGCAGCCCAAGGAGATGCTGCCGCTGGTGGACAAGCCTACCATCCAGTACATCGTCGAAGAGGCGGTAGCGTCCGGGATCGAGGATATCCTGATCATCACGGGGCGCAACAAGCGGGCGATCGAGGACCACTTCGACCGTTCCGTGGAGCTCGAGGTGGCGCTCAACGGGACTCACCGGGAGGACCTGCTCAAGCTGGTGCAGGACGTCTCGGACATGGTGGACATCCACTACGTTCGCCAGAAAGAGCCGCGCGGGCTGGGGCACGCCGTCTGGTGCGCCCGCAAGTTCATCGGGTCGGAGCCGTTCGCCGTGCTGCTGGGCGACGACGTGGTGCGCTCCGAGGTGCCTGCGCTGCGCCAGCTCATGGAGGTCTACGAGCGTCTGGACGGCTCGGTGCTGGGGGTGCAGGAAGTGCCGGCCCCGGACGTGAGCCGTTACGGCATCATCGCTCCGGAGCCAATCGAGCCGCGGCTTTTCGCGGTACGAGACTTCATCGAGAAGCCGGCGCCTGCCCGGGCGCCCTCGAGGCTCGCGGTATTGGGGCGCTACATCCTGGAGCCCGAGATCTTCCCCATCCTGGAGCAGACCCCACCTGGAGCGGGTGGGGAGATCCAGCTCACCGACGCCATCCGGCAGCTGGGGCAGGTACGGCCCGTCTACGCCTACTGGTTCGAAGGGCGCCGCTACGACGTAGGGGACAAACTGGGCTTCCTCGAGGCGACGGTGGAGCTGGCCCTGGAGCGACCAGACCTGGGCCCTGCGTTCCGGTCGTATCTGGAGCAACTGATCCACCGGCCGGGCGGGCCCGCGGTGGCGTCCGGCGTCAGCGAAGGGAAGGCATGA
- a CDS encoding dipeptidase, which yields MSAGAAGGAAAPEEVAARAKRLHEQALVFDAHADTIAIDVLQGKRHLVDSGKGGHVDLQRLRAGGVRVQVFTLFVSPEVPTPFNALRALAILDALYAEKALAPDDLLLVRRASDIDDAVARRAIGVIVSLEGCEVLAGQISMLRTFYRLGVRAAGLTWNVRNELADGVGERRGAGLTAFGVEVVEEMNRLGMVVDVSHLAPAGFWDVMEVSRAPVMASHSNARALCDHPRNLADDQIRALARKGGVIGINFYPGFLRRDGPATLDDAVRHIDYLVELVGPDHVGLGSDFDGISVTPQGLEDPSRLPALTEALVRRGYDDGSIRKILGENFARLFRTVLGDGRGAPGSG from the coding sequence ATGAGTGCAGGGGCCGCTGGGGGAGCGGCCGCCCCCGAGGAGGTCGCGGCCCGCGCGAAGCGGCTGCACGAGCAGGCGCTCGTCTTCGACGCTCACGCAGATACGATCGCCATCGACGTGCTCCAGGGCAAGCGCCACCTCGTCGACTCGGGCAAGGGCGGGCACGTCGACCTGCAGCGCCTGCGGGCCGGAGGAGTGCGGGTCCAGGTGTTCACCCTCTTCGTGTCGCCCGAGGTGCCGACCCCGTTCAACGCGCTGCGGGCCCTCGCCATCTTGGATGCCCTTTACGCGGAGAAGGCCCTGGCTCCCGACGACCTTCTCCTGGTTCGCCGGGCCTCCGACATCGACGATGCCGTGGCGCGCCGCGCGATCGGCGTGATCGTGAGCCTGGAGGGGTGCGAGGTCCTGGCGGGTCAGATCTCCATGCTCCGCACCTTCTACCGCCTCGGCGTACGGGCCGCCGGGCTCACCTGGAACGTGCGCAACGAGCTGGCCGACGGGGTGGGGGAGAGGCGGGGTGCCGGGCTGACGGCCTTCGGGGTGGAGGTCGTGGAGGAGATGAACCGCCTGGGCATGGTGGTGGACGTCTCCCACCTCGCGCCGGCCGGCTTCTGGGACGTCATGGAGGTCAGCCGCGCCCCGGTGATGGCGTCGCACTCCAACGCCCGGGCTCTGTGCGATCATCCCCGCAACCTGGCCGACGACCAGATCCGCGCGCTGGCGCGAAAGGGCGGCGTGATCGGCATCAACTTCTACCCGGGCTTCCTGCGCAGGGATGGCCCTGCTACCCTCGACGATGCGGTGCGGCACATCGACTACCTGGTGGAGCTGGTAGGGCCCGATCACGTGGGTCTCGGATCCGACTTCGACGGGATTTCGGTCACGCCTCAGGGGCTGGAGGATCCCTCACGGCTGCCGGCCCTGACCGAGGCGCTCGTCCGGCGGGGGTATGATGACGGGTCCATCCGAAAGATCCTGGGGGAGAACTTCGCGCGCCTGTTCCGTACTGTGCTGGGGGACGGCCGGGGCGCGCCGGGGAGCGGATGA
- the hpt gene encoding hypoxanthine phosphoribosyltransferase produces the protein MTSTQQPPASIGRVVYSEEAIRRRVQQLGEEISRDYEGLHPILVSVLKGAIYFVADLTRSIRIPIHLDFLAISRYGQESEQTGVVRITKDLDIPITGRHVLMIEDVIDTGLTLRYLLLMLERRQPASLYVCTLLDNRARRLVELPIRYRGFAMPDEFLVGYGLDWREDFRHLPYLAALARTP, from the coding sequence GTGACGTCCACGCAGCAACCTCCCGCGAGCATCGGCCGGGTCGTCTACAGCGAGGAGGCCATCCGGCGGAGGGTCCAGCAACTGGGAGAGGAGATCAGCCGGGACTACGAGGGCTTGCATCCGATCCTGGTCAGCGTGCTCAAGGGAGCCATCTACTTCGTCGCCGACCTGACCCGATCCATCCGCATCCCCATCCACCTGGACTTCCTCGCCATCTCCCGGTACGGCCAGGAGTCGGAGCAAACCGGCGTGGTACGTATTACCAAGGACCTCGACATCCCCATCACGGGGCGCCACGTCCTGATGATCGAGGACGTCATCGACACGGGGCTCACGTTGCGCTACCTCTTGCTGATGCTGGAACGGCGCCAGCCGGCGAGCCTCTACGTCTGCACCCTGCTGGACAACCGGGCGCGGCGGCTCGTGGAACTTCCCATCCGCTACCGGGGCTTTGCGATGCCGGACGAGTTCCTGGTGGGCTACGGGCTCGACTGGCGGGAGGACTTTCGCCACCTGCCGTACCTGGCTGCGCTGGCCCGCACCCCGTGA
- a CDS encoding tetratricopeptide repeat protein translates to MTLPSTGQPPRLLSDSPRQAIRDLVVYARSGPPAKELRQAFAEFFGPDVETRELPGGSTGALFIEWFLFDRPMGSGDTPAQQYALASPTLSGDERRAYLELCDTVPGFFEVVGFGAGGMWLTVFPAPGRRHAGEASREAIWVEEPAASRRLSRGDVIWTRLLRWRGRWHLATCCFVLPPSARDLLGPLEALRPRYSERAWRHLMARLEPELFRDLILNTDEGILVAPPDALPLTETERRFYLAQGDRLVRSGQLRAALHYFWRILADRPLDLDARLGVARVRLLQGRNSSAEKALRSVLRQYPDHAEALSTLGRLLEARGSVDEAEALLRRLKRIGEADPEALFSLGRIALQRGRLRQAVDQFQRAVDRVSPRSRRGAARRESALLLDAGWQLLRAGRVQEARGFFHHVCAVSHSKGEQASAWHGLGQALSRQGHWLEGAAALLQALRLGIDRPKLWAEVGRLYGRAGRLKEAELAYQASVERLPGYVEGIVGLASVLLRQGRVAEAMRLAHRAGAIAPDDSRVWRVIGGCWLRLGHAGKAIEALDRALALNPRDINARGLKRRALSALGQKAPAGQGGSGG, encoded by the coding sequence ATGACGTTGCCGAGCACCGGACAGCCACCCCGGCTTCTGTCGGACTCTCCCCGGCAAGCCATTCGCGACCTGGTCGTCTACGCTCGCTCCGGGCCGCCGGCGAAGGAGCTGCGCCAGGCCTTCGCGGAGTTCTTCGGGCCGGACGTGGAGACAAGGGAGCTACCCGGAGGCTCTACGGGCGCCCTGTTCATCGAGTGGTTCCTCTTCGACCGGCCGATGGGCAGCGGGGACACCCCCGCCCAGCAGTACGCGCTGGCCTCTCCCACGTTGAGCGGAGACGAGCGCCGGGCTTACCTCGAGCTCTGCGACACGGTACCCGGCTTCTTCGAGGTGGTCGGTTTCGGCGCGGGCGGCATGTGGTTGACGGTTTTCCCTGCGCCCGGACGGCGCCATGCCGGAGAGGCGAGCCGCGAGGCGATCTGGGTCGAGGAGCCGGCGGCCTCGCGGCGGCTGAGCCGTGGCGACGTCATCTGGACGCGGCTTTTGCGATGGCGCGGGCGGTGGCACCTGGCGACGTGCTGTTTCGTCCTGCCCCCGTCGGCCCGGGATCTGCTGGGGCCGCTCGAGGCGTTGCGTCCTCGCTACTCCGAGCGGGCGTGGCGGCACCTGATGGCCCGTCTCGAGCCGGAGCTGTTCCGGGACCTCATCCTCAACACCGACGAGGGCATCCTCGTGGCGCCGCCTGACGCGCTGCCCCTGACCGAGACGGAGCGCCGGTTCTACCTCGCCCAGGGAGACCGGCTCGTGCGGTCGGGGCAGCTGCGGGCCGCTCTCCATTACTTCTGGCGCATCCTGGCCGACCGTCCCCTCGATCTCGACGCCCGGCTGGGAGTCGCCCGGGTGCGCCTGCTCCAGGGGCGAAACAGCTCGGCCGAGAAGGCGCTGCGCTCCGTGTTGCGCCAGTACCCGGATCACGCCGAGGCGCTGAGCACCCTGGGCCGGCTGCTCGAGGCCCGCGGCTCGGTGGACGAGGCCGAGGCGCTCCTGCGCCGCCTCAAGCGCATCGGCGAGGCGGACCCCGAGGCCCTGTTCAGCCTCGGGCGCATCGCGCTGCAGCGCGGGCGGCTGCGCCAGGCCGTGGATCAGTTCCAGCGCGCGGTGGACCGGGTCAGTCCCCGCAGTCGTCGCGGGGCCGCGCGCAGGGAGTCGGCCCTGCTGCTCGACGCCGGCTGGCAACTGCTTCGAGCGGGGCGGGTCCAGGAGGCGCGCGGCTTTTTCCATCACGTCTGCGCGGTCTCTCACTCCAAGGGCGAGCAGGCGTCCGCCTGGCACGGGCTCGGCCAGGCGCTGAGCCGGCAGGGCCACTGGCTCGAGGGAGCGGCGGCGCTGTTGCAGGCGCTGCGCCTCGGCATCGACCGGCCCAAGCTATGGGCGGAGGTGGGCCGGCTGTACGGGCGCGCCGGCCGCCTGAAGGAGGCGGAGCTCGCCTACCAGGCTTCGGTGGAGCGCCTCCCGGGGTACGTGGAGGGGATCGTGGGCCTCGCCTCGGTGCTGCTGCGGCAGGGCCGGGTCGCCGAGGCCATGCGCCTCGCGCACCGGGCCGGCGCCATTGCGCCGGATGACTCCCGGGTCTGGAGGGTGATCGGAGGCTGCTGGCTGCGGCTCGGTCACGCGGGGAAGGCCATCGAGGCGCTCGACCGGGCCCTGGCGCTCAACCCCCGGGACATCAACGCCCGCGGCCTCAAGCGCCGGGCGCTCTCGGCCCTGGGGCAGAAGGCCCCGGCGGGGCAGGGTGGCTCCGGGGGGTAG
- a CDS encoding helix-turn-helix domain-containing protein — protein MELQARIGQRIRRRREELGMTQQELAGPELTRGFISQLEKGIVLPSLKSLELIAARLYKPVAYFLEETPASLPSEEQASRAILARALEVAACAGARRAEELLGELSPVSIDGQAGNGTWSALEAAVLAVRVLSSLEKSGTDAPEQWQRALAGLRASPGWTREAGYALAARGLVLARQGRWADSVPPLEEAARLLAGSEGQETCLVQRVTTCLAIAYARSGQEQRAAPMLRQALEEQRASRSAFMPVQVLLALARCAASVHAWDEAAELVERAQSVARAIGATSDLAEVWEARAELARETGRLSEAAQALSESARLWGETGRASDQGRVLARLSEILEASGRVPEALQQAEHALAVVDRGVERVRLLARMGRLMAREGREDEAEGYIDEALHLLQGHQGDPGLVREMALACSEVGRVLRSHGDHERAGELLARAVELYQQAGPVRGD, from the coding sequence TTGGAGCTGCAGGCTCGCATCGGCCAGCGCATTCGCCGCCGTCGCGAGGAGCTCGGGATGACCCAGCAAGAGCTGGCGGGTCCGGAGCTCACCCGCGGTTTCATCAGCCAGCTCGAAAAGGGTATCGTCCTGCCCTCCCTCAAGTCGCTCGAGTTGATCGCCGCCCGGCTCTACAAGCCGGTGGCCTATTTCCTCGAAGAGACGCCGGCGTCGCTGCCGTCCGAAGAGCAGGCGTCTCGCGCGATCCTTGCCCGGGCTCTCGAGGTAGCGGCGTGCGCCGGGGCGAGGCGGGCTGAGGAGCTGCTGGGCGAGCTCTCCCCCGTCTCTATCGACGGCCAGGCGGGCAACGGTACGTGGAGCGCCCTGGAGGCCGCCGTGCTGGCGGTGCGCGTGCTTTCGTCCCTCGAGAAGAGCGGGACCGACGCGCCCGAGCAGTGGCAGCGCGCCCTGGCCGGCCTGCGGGCCTCGCCGGGATGGACCCGGGAGGCAGGGTACGCGCTCGCAGCCAGGGGCCTCGTGCTGGCACGGCAGGGCAGGTGGGCCGACTCCGTGCCGCCGCTGGAGGAGGCGGCACGCCTGCTGGCCGGGAGCGAGGGGCAGGAGACCTGCCTGGTCCAGCGGGTCACGACCTGCCTTGCCATCGCATACGCTCGGTCGGGCCAGGAGCAGCGAGCCGCCCCGATGCTCCGGCAGGCTCTCGAGGAGCAGCGTGCGAGCCGCTCCGCGTTCATGCCGGTCCAGGTGTTGCTCGCCCTCGCCCGGTGTGCGGCGAGCGTGCACGCATGGGACGAGGCGGCGGAGCTGGTGGAGAGGGCGCAATCGGTGGCGCGCGCCATCGGGGCGACGTCCGATCTGGCCGAAGTCTGGGAGGCCAGGGCGGAGCTCGCCCGGGAGACGGGCAGGCTTTCGGAGGCGGCTCAGGCCCTGTCGGAGAGCGCCCGGCTGTGGGGGGAGACGGGCCGGGCCTCGGACCAGGGCCGGGTACTGGCGCGGCTGAGCGAGATCCTGGAGGCTTCCGGCCGGGTGCCGGAGGCGCTGCAGCAGGCCGAGCACGCCCTGGCGGTCGTGGACCGGGGAGTCGAGCGCGTCCGCCTCCTGGCCCGAATGGGCCGGCTCATGGCCCGAGAAGGCCGCGAGGACGAGGCCGAGGGATACATCGACGAGGCGCTCCACCTTCTGCAAGGTCACCAGGGCGATCCGGGGCTCGTACGGGAGATGGCGCTCGCCTGCTCCGAGGTGGGGCGCGTCCTGCGATCCCATGGGGATCACGAACGAGCCGGCGAATTACTGGCCCGTGCCGTCGAGCTCTACCAGCAGGCCGGGCCGGTACGGGGGGATTGA
- a CDS encoding SDR family NAD(P)-dependent oxidoreductase, with protein MDLDIAGKVALVVGASRGIGLAIATALQREGCHVALMARRAPGLEEARRSLESGASRVVAIPADATDPVQMQRALQSTVDQLGGLDILVYNAGGAGGAGLFETTDDEWRNAFELNAVSAARAVRLAAPYMIRRGGGSVVLIASIWGRESGGRPAYNAAKAAEISIGRQLARELIPKGIRINCVAPGSIWFPGGSWDRRQKADPEGIRRFVETEIPAGRFGRPEEVADVVAFLVSPRARWIVGACLPVDGGQSRSNI; from the coding sequence ATGGATCTGGACATCGCAGGGAAGGTCGCCCTGGTGGTGGGCGCCAGCCGGGGCATCGGCCTGGCCATCGCCACGGCGCTGCAACGCGAGGGTTGTCATGTGGCCTTGATGGCCCGCCGGGCACCGGGCCTCGAGGAGGCCCGCCGGTCGCTCGAAAGCGGCGCCTCGCGAGTGGTGGCGATCCCGGCAGACGCCACCGACCCCGTGCAGATGCAACGGGCGCTTCAGAGCACCGTGGATCAGCTGGGCGGGCTCGACATCCTCGTATACAACGCCGGCGGGGCCGGGGGAGCGGGGCTCTTCGAGACGACGGACGACGAGTGGCGCAACGCCTTCGAGCTCAACGCCGTCTCGGCGGCCCGTGCGGTGCGGCTGGCCGCGCCCTACATGATCCGGCGGGGCGGCGGCTCCGTCGTGCTCATCGCCTCCATCTGGGGGCGGGAAAGCGGCGGCCGGCCTGCGTACAACGCCGCGAAGGCGGCCGAGATCAGCATCGGCCGACAGCTCGCCCGGGAGCTCATCCCCAAGGGGATCCGGATCAACTGCGTGGCGCCGGGCTCGATTTGGTTCCCGGGCGGCTCCTGGGATCGGCGTCAGAAAGCCGATCCCGAGGGCATCCGCCGGTTCGTCGAGACGGAGATACCGGCCGGACGGTTCGGCCGGCCCGAAGAGGTGGCCGACGTGGTGGCTTTCCTGGTCTCGCCCCGTGCCCGGTGGATCGTCGGGGCCTGCCTGCCGGTGGACGGGGGCCAGTCACGCTCCAACATCTGA
- a CDS encoding M42 family metallopeptidase, with protein MANDVTSLALVDRIERLANLTGPSGHEAPVRREIRAQVEPLADEVWEDALGNLYAVKRPRDGGCSGRPRKVMLAAHMDEIGVVVTHIDERGFLRFAAVGGVSPAVLLGQRVVFQDGTVGVVDAEHLEEIKDLKLERMFIDIGAPNAERAREKVSVGAMATYHRTAERLDGGRRLAGKAMDDRAGCGAVIEALARLERPCHEVTAVFTVQEEVGSRGARPAAFRVAPDVALAVDVTATGDTPKARTMAVSLGQGVAIKVKDRSVITHPGLRQLLVERARQHGIPYQMEVLDFGGTDAGPIHTSRDGVPSAVLSIPTRYVHTPGEVVDLGDAEATVRLLVQLLQDEIPL; from the coding sequence ATGGCGAACGACGTGACTTCCCTCGCTCTCGTCGACCGCATCGAGCGGCTGGCCAACCTCACGGGGCCTTCCGGGCACGAGGCGCCGGTGCGCCGGGAGATCCGCGCCCAGGTCGAGCCCCTGGCCGATGAGGTATGGGAGGATGCCCTCGGCAACCTGTACGCCGTCAAGCGCCCCCGAGACGGCGGATGTTCCGGGCGTCCCCGCAAAGTCATGCTGGCGGCCCACATGGACGAGATCGGGGTCGTCGTGACCCACATCGACGAGCGGGGCTTCCTGCGTTTTGCGGCGGTCGGGGGCGTCTCGCCCGCGGTGCTGCTCGGCCAGCGGGTGGTGTTTCAGGACGGCACCGTGGGCGTGGTCGACGCGGAGCACCTCGAGGAGATCAAGGATCTCAAGCTCGAGCGCATGTTCATCGACATCGGGGCGCCCAACGCAGAGAGGGCCAGGGAGAAGGTGTCGGTGGGCGCCATGGCCACCTACCACCGGACGGCCGAGCGCCTGGACGGCGGGCGGCGCCTGGCCGGCAAGGCCATGGACGACCGGGCAGGCTGTGGAGCGGTCATCGAGGCGCTGGCGCGATTGGAGCGGCCATGCCACGAGGTCACCGCCGTCTTCACGGTGCAGGAGGAAGTGGGGAGCCGGGGAGCCAGGCCTGCGGCCTTCCGGGTGGCCCCGGACGTGGCGCTGGCCGTGGACGTGACGGCGACGGGGGACACTCCCAAGGCCCGGACGATGGCCGTCAGCCTCGGGCAGGGAGTTGCCATCAAGGTCAAGGACCGATCGGTCATCACCCATCCGGGGCTGAGGCAGTTGCTGGTGGAGCGAGCCCGGCAGCACGGCATTCCCTACCAGATGGAAGTACTGGACTTCGGGGGCACCGACGCCGGGCCCATCCATACCAGCCGGGACGGCGTACCGTCGGCGGTCCTCTCGATCCCGACCCGCTACGTCCACACGCCGGGCGAGGTCGTGGATCTCGGGGACGCGGAGGCGACGGTCAGGTTGCTGGTACAGCTTCTGCAGGACGAGATCCCACTGTAA
- a CDS encoding M42 family metallopeptidase, whose translation MAGEEGTSLLPPESLVETLRRLSEAAGVSGAEDEVRRAIVEQVRARLRPGDLLETDTMGNVVVIKRAQAPSAGGGEPGPAPLVMLAAHMDEVGLLVSSVEPDGTLRFKKVGGIDDRVLPGRQVHIGLKRVPGVIGARPIHLQKPEERRRVEDASNLVIDIGADSREQAERAVKVGDWAVFATPFVRMTPRRVRGKALDDRVGCTVLLGVLERAYPVDVAAVFTVQEEVGTRGAAISAYRVAPDLALVLEGTTCADIPASEPHQEATRLGEGAALSVMDHTSIAHPALVEQLVAVAERQGIPYQWRRTTAGGNDAGPIHVSRWGVPSASVSVPCRYIHGPAAVADLGDLQAAIRLVSAFLEQLPHNAPLASVWQNGHEQRMRERAWLRDFSRRG comes from the coding sequence TTGGCAGGTGAGGAAGGCACGTCCCTGTTGCCGCCGGAGAGCCTGGTCGAGACGCTGCGGCGCCTTTCCGAAGCGGCGGGGGTCTCCGGGGCCGAGGACGAGGTCCGGCGGGCCATCGTCGAGCAGGTCCGGGCCCGGTTGCGCCCGGGGGACCTGCTCGAGACGGACACCATGGGCAACGTCGTGGTCATCAAGCGGGCCCAAGCGCCATCCGCCGGTGGCGGAGAGCCGGGCCCGGCCCCGCTGGTGATGCTGGCGGCGCACATGGACGAGGTGGGGTTGCTCGTCTCCTCCGTCGAGCCGGACGGGACCCTGCGCTTCAAGAAGGTCGGCGGGATCGACGACCGGGTGCTCCCGGGCCGGCAGGTGCACATAGGTCTCAAGCGGGTGCCCGGGGTGATCGGTGCGCGACCCATCCACCTGCAGAAACCCGAGGAGCGTCGCCGCGTGGAGGACGCCTCCAACCTCGTCATCGACATCGGGGCCGATTCGCGCGAGCAAGCCGAGCGCGCGGTCAAGGTGGGGGACTGGGCGGTCTTCGCCACGCCGTTCGTGAGGATGACGCCTCGCCGGGTGCGAGGCAAGGCGCTCGACGACCGGGTAGGGTGCACCGTCTTGCTGGGCGTGCTCGAGCGCGCCTACCCGGTGGACGTCGCCGCCGTTTTCACGGTCCAGGAAGAGGTGGGCACCCGGGGAGCGGCCATCAGCGCTTACCGGGTGGCGCCGGACCTGGCGCTCGTGCTGGAGGGCACCACCTGCGCCGACATCCCTGCGAGCGAACCCCACCAGGAGGCGACCCGGCTGGGCGAGGGCGCGGCGCTGAGCGTCATGGATCACACCTCCATCGCCCATCCGGCCCTCGTGGAACAACTCGTGGCCGTGGCGGAGCGCCAGGGGATCCCTTACCAGTGGCGCCGGACGACCGCCGGCGGCAACGACGCCGGGCCCATCCACGTCAGCCGCTGGGGCGTCCCGTCCGCCTCGGTGTCGGTGCCGTGCCGCTACATCCACGGCCCGGCCGCGGTGGCCGACCTGGGGGATCTACAGGCGGCCATCCGTCTCGTGTCGGCTTTCCTCGAGCAACTGCCGCATAACGCTCCACTGGCCTCGGTGTGGCAAAACGGCCACGAGCAGCGCATGCGCGAACGCGCGTGGTTGCGCGACTTCTCACGGCGGGGATGA